One Erysipelothrix amsterdamensis DNA window includes the following coding sequences:
- a CDS encoding hydroxymethylglutaryl-CoA reductase, degradative — translation MYNKFYKKTITERRNVLNDQSLYDFGLDIPLGPEIYEHMIENAVTTYEIPMGCAPNFLINNQEYVVPMVTEEPSVIAAASNAAKIMKNNGGIHARIHKRNMIGQIAFANPHNQVEMIQYLDDNRDLLFKIAREAYPSIVKRGGGLRHIHTAFINKPHKTPFLIVYCTIDTQEAMGANMMNTILEAIGNHLESVFDEHPLMAILSNLATECLVEARVIIDPQTLRFPDDIALRIQQASHLAEVDPYRATTHNKGIMNGIDAVVIATGNDWRAIEASVHSYASLTGSYQPLATWCINSDNMIEGTIKLPLPIGTVGGSIAIHPKAQLSRKILGYENAEELMMILASVGLAQNFAALYALTTVGIQNGHMKLQAKSLALAIGCPSEDVDRLVAKLIKEPKLNQDIAKKLLQEL, via the coding sequence ATGTACAATAAATTTTATAAAAAAACGATAACAGAACGCCGTAATGTATTAAATGATCAAAGTCTCTACGATTTCGGTCTTGATATTCCTCTGGGACCGGAGATTTATGAACATATGATAGAAAATGCGGTTACTACATATGAAATCCCAATGGGTTGTGCTCCAAATTTTTTGATAAATAATCAAGAGTATGTTGTTCCTATGGTTACTGAGGAACCTTCTGTAATCGCCGCTGCAAGTAACGCTGCGAAAATCATGAAGAATAATGGTGGCATCCATGCTCGTATTCACAAACGTAACATGATTGGACAAATTGCGTTTGCGAATCCCCATAATCAAGTAGAAATGATTCAATACTTGGATGATAACCGAGATTTGTTATTTAAAATTGCTCGCGAAGCGTACCCTTCTATTGTTAAGCGTGGAGGTGGTCTACGTCATATCCATACTGCATTCATCAATAAACCTCATAAAACACCTTTTTTGATTGTATACTGTACGATTGATACTCAAGAAGCAATGGGCGCCAATATGATGAATACAATCTTAGAAGCAATTGGAAATCATCTTGAATCAGTTTTTGATGAACATCCGCTCATGGCCATATTATCGAACCTCGCAACCGAATGTTTGGTTGAAGCACGTGTTATAATCGATCCCCAAACACTTCGTTTCCCTGATGATATCGCTTTACGAATCCAACAAGCAAGTCATCTTGCTGAAGTTGATCCGTATCGTGCTACAACCCACAACAAAGGAATTATGAACGGTATCGATGCTGTAGTTATTGCTACTGGAAATGATTGGCGAGCAATCGAGGCTTCAGTCCATAGCTATGCATCGCTCACAGGAAGCTATCAACCGCTTGCCACGTGGTGTATAAATTCCGACAACATGATTGAAGGCACGATCAAACTCCCCCTCCCAATTGGTACTGTAGGTGGCTCCATCGCAATCCACCCTAAAGCACAATTGAGTCGTAAAATTTTAGGATATGAAAACGCCGAAGAGCTAATGATGATTTTAGCTTCGGTGGGGCTCGCACAAAACTTTGCAGCCCTTTATGCACTCACAACTGTAGGGATTCAAAATGGACATATGAAACTACAGGCAAAATCCCTTGCTTTAGCTATAGGGTGTCCGTCAGAAGATGTTGATCGACTTGTAGCGAAATTAATCAAAGAACCTAAATTAAATCAAGATATTGCGAAAAAATTACTGCAAGAATTATAA